From one bacterium genomic stretch:
- the gatB gene encoding Asp-tRNA(Asn)/Glu-tRNA(Gln) amidotransferase subunit GatB: MNYEAVIGLEVHAQLLTTSKIFCGCSASFGQEPNSATCPVCLGLPGALPVLNKRAVDFALKMILAVGGEVGKQSVFARKNYFYPDLPKGYQVSQYDKPIGVGGAISFIDGGIGKSVNLTRIHLEEDAGKSLHPENTSQDYTRVDVNRCGTPLIEIVSEPEIRTPHEAFLYLHSLKQIVEYLGICDGNMEEGSLRCDANVSIRPVGETTLGTKTEVKNLNSIRGVERAITYEIGRQIAVVSSGGKVVQQTLLYNDADGKCYPMRSKEQSHDYRYFPDPDLVTLTVDASWIDRIAASLPELPMARRERFVSVYGIPAYDAEVLTTTSQLADYFEAVVKECADAKLASNWIMTEVLARLKDQHIDVSKFAISSQRLGRLIGKIKSKAVTGKMAKDLFELMLSDSRDLDAIISEKGLAPVTDSGDLEKLIDKIIGDHPDEVARYREGKTKLFAFFVGQLMKATQGKADPETAGALLKARLDR; encoded by the coding sequence ATGAACTACGAAGCTGTAATCGGGCTCGAAGTTCATGCGCAACTTCTGACCACTAGCAAAATCTTCTGCGGATGTTCAGCGAGCTTCGGCCAAGAACCAAACAGTGCCACGTGTCCGGTGTGTCTCGGATTGCCGGGAGCATTGCCGGTGTTGAACAAACGGGCAGTGGATTTTGCACTTAAGATGATTCTCGCTGTTGGCGGCGAAGTGGGCAAGCAATCGGTCTTTGCACGGAAGAACTATTTTTATCCAGACCTGCCCAAAGGGTATCAAGTCTCACAATACGACAAGCCGATTGGGGTCGGCGGCGCGATTAGCTTCATTGATGGTGGGATTGGGAAAAGCGTCAATCTGACGCGAATTCACCTTGAAGAAGATGCCGGAAAATCTCTGCATCCGGAGAATACGTCGCAGGACTACACGCGCGTCGATGTCAACCGCTGCGGGACGCCTTTGATTGAGATCGTATCTGAGCCTGAGATTCGCACGCCGCATGAGGCATTTCTGTATCTGCACTCACTCAAGCAAATTGTCGAGTATCTCGGCATCTGCGATGGCAATATGGAAGAGGGATCGTTGCGCTGTGATGCCAATGTCAGCATTCGTCCTGTTGGTGAAACAACGCTCGGCACCAAGACGGAGGTGAAGAATCTCAATTCGATACGCGGCGTTGAGCGAGCGATAACTTATGAAATTGGCAGACAGATCGCGGTTGTGTCCTCCGGTGGCAAGGTTGTCCAGCAGACATTGCTATACAACGATGCCGACGGCAAGTGTTATCCAATGCGGTCGAAAGAGCAGTCGCACGACTACCGCTATTTTCCCGATCCCGATCTGGTGACATTGACCGTAGACGCTTCGTGGATTGACAGAATTGCTGCCTCGCTTCCTGAATTGCCGATGGCACGCCGCGAAAGATTCGTGAGCGTGTATGGAATACCGGCTTATGACGCGGAGGTTCTGACCACCACCAGCCAATTGGCGGATTACTTCGAGGCGGTCGTGAAGGAATGTGCGGACGCCAAGTTGGCATCAAACTGGATTATGACCGAGGTGCTGGCGCGGCTCAAGGATCAACATATTGATGTTTCCAAGTTTGCGATTTCTTCACAACGGCTGGGCCGATTGATTGGCAAAATCAAGTCTAAGGCAGTTACCGGCAAAATGGCGAAGGACTTGTTTGAGTTGATGTTAAGCGACAGCCGCGATCTGGATGCGATCATTTCCGAGAAAGGGCTTGCTCCGGTAACCGATTCCGGCGATCTTGAAAAACTGATCGACAAGATTATTGGCGATCATCCCGACGAAGTTGCCCGATATCGCGAGGGCAAAACGAAGTTGTTTGCATTCTTCGTCGGTCAACTTATGAAGGCGACACAGGGGAAGGCCGACCCAGAGACAGCCGGGGCGCTGTTGAAGGCGCGGCTCGATAGATAA
- a CDS encoding phosphoribosylaminoimidazolesuccinocarboxamide synthase — protein MDSLLQTEMPDIKIFARGKVRDVYDLDDRLLIVATDRISAFDYVIPDAIPGKGKILTKMSLFWFDYVKDVVANHFISANVDDYPQELHKYRDQLEGRSMLVVKAERIDIECVVRGYISGSLWKEYQSEVKKGNSTVLGFKFATDLKESQKFDEPIFTPATKEASGHDINISFEEMAQIVGVELAAKLRTVSKQIYTKAANFCETRGIILADTKFEFGMHNGKLILIDEILSPDSSRFWPKDKFQIGRGQESFDKQFVRDYLTSCGWDKNSPPPNLPAGIIEGTRKKYEEVQNLLLAK, from the coding sequence ATGGATAGCCTTCTGCAAACCGAAATGCCCGACATCAAAATCTTTGCGCGCGGCAAGGTGCGCGACGTTTATGATCTCGACGATCGACTGCTTATTGTCGCAACCGACCGCATTTCGGCATTCGATTATGTGATTCCCGACGCAATTCCCGGCAAGGGAAAGATTCTTACCAAGATGTCGTTGTTCTGGTTCGACTATGTCAAGGACGTTGTCGCCAATCACTTCATCAGCGCCAATGTCGATGACTACCCGCAGGAATTGCACAAGTACCGCGATCAGCTCGAGGGGCGCTCAATGCTCGTCGTCAAAGCAGAACGTATCGATATCGAGTGCGTAGTGCGCGGTTACATCTCCGGTTCGCTTTGGAAAGAATATCAAAGCGAAGTGAAGAAGGGTAACAGCACGGTTCTCGGGTTCAAGTTTGCGACTGATTTGAAGGAATCACAGAAATTTGACGAGCCGATCTTCACTCCAGCAACCAAGGAAGCAAGCGGGCACGATATCAATATCTCATTCGAGGAGATGGCGCAAATTGTCGGCGTAGAACTGGCGGCAAAACTGCGCACCGTATCGAAACAGATATATACGAAGGCAGCGAATTTCTGCGAGACGCGGGGTATCATTCTTGCGGACACAAAGTTTGAGTTCGGCATGCACAATGGCAAGTTGATTTTGATCGACGAGATTCTCTCGCCGGATTCGTCGCGATTCTGGCCGAAGGACAAGTTTCAGATCGGACGCGGGCAGGAGTCGTTTGATAAGCAATTCGTGCGCGATTACTTGACCAGTTGCGGCTGGGACAAGAACTCGCCGCCGCCGAACTTGCCAGCCGGTATTATCGAAGGCACCCGCAAGAAATATGAAGAAGTCCAGAATTTGCTTCTGGCGAAGTGA
- a CDS encoding glutamine synthetase, with amino-acid sequence MTYTAEQITKLMDKEKVKYIRIYFTDVLGTLKGMSITRSEIDEVLENGQGFDGSSIEGFARIEESDLSARPDLSTFRIFPWDIAGERVAMMFADVQTPTGEPYSGDPRQILRRVLKKAADMGYTAYIGPELEFFYFRQNGTPETIDSSGYFDYGTIDQGARVRKKTVVALESVGIQVECSHHEVAPSQHEIDLKYSDALKMADQAMIYRMIVKEVALENGIFASFMPKPLFGQNGSGMHCHQSLFKGSNNAFFSKTGEYHLSDTGRSYIAGLLKHVKEFTLVTNQWVNSYKRLVPGYEAPVYISWGQRNRSSLVRIPMYRYGKEKATRVELRSPDPACNPYLAFAVMLASGLEGIKNKYELGNPVEENIFHMDDAQRKKKKIDSLPGTLESAIELFENSKLMKETLGDHIHGSLIANKVKEWDQYRIQVSNYEIERFYPIL; translated from the coding sequence ATGACATATACCGCCGAGCAAATTACCAAGCTGATGGACAAGGAGAAGGTGAAGTATATTCGCATTTACTTTACCGACGTCCTCGGCACACTCAAGGGCATGTCGATTACGCGCAGCGAAATCGACGAAGTGCTTGAGAATGGTCAGGGCTTCGACGGATCTTCGATCGAAGGATTTGCCCGTATCGAAGAATCCGATTTGAGCGCCCGCCCCGATCTATCGACGTTCAGAATTTTCCCGTGGGATATCGCGGGCGAGAGAGTCGCGATGATGTTTGCCGATGTGCAGACACCGACTGGTGAACCGTACAGCGGCGACCCGCGCCAGATTTTGCGCCGCGTGCTCAAGAAAGCCGCCGACATGGGCTACACTGCCTACATCGGGCCGGAGTTGGAATTTTTCTATTTCAGACAAAATGGCACGCCGGAGACGATTGATTCGTCGGGATATTTCGATTACGGCACTATCGATCAGGGCGCAAGAGTCCGCAAGAAAACCGTTGTCGCTCTGGAGTCAGTCGGCATTCAGGTCGAATGTTCGCATCACGAAGTTGCGCCGTCACAGCACGAAATCGATTTGAAGTACTCCGATGCACTGAAGATGGCGGACCAAGCGATGATTTATCGCATGATCGTCAAAGAAGTCGCGCTGGAGAACGGTATTTTTGCAAGCTTCATGCCGAAGCCGTTGTTCGGCCAAAACGGTTCGGGAATGCATTGTCATCAGTCGCTCTTCAAGGGCAGCAATAATGCGTTCTTCTCGAAGACGGGCGAGTATCATCTCTCCGACACTGGACGTTCATACATCGCTGGTCTACTGAAGCATGTGAAGGAATTTACGCTGGTGACGAATCAGTGGGTGAACTCGTACAAGCGCCTAGTGCCGGGCTACGAAGCGCCGGTCTACATTTCGTGGGGACAGCGCAACCGTTCGTCGCTGGTGCGCATACCGATGTATCGCTACGGCAAAGAGAAGGCGACCCGCGTCGAGTTGCGGTCACCCGATCCGGCCTGCAACCCGTATCTGGCGTTCGCCGTGATGCTGGCGTCAGGTCTCGAAGGAATCAAGAACAAGTATGAACTTGGCAATCCGGTAGAAGAGAACATCTTCCACATGGACGACGCCCAGCGCAAGAAGAAGAAGATTGATTCGCTTCCGGGAACGCTGGAATCGGCGATTGAGCTTTTCGAGAACTCCAAGCTGATGAAGGAAACGCTCGGCGACCACATTCACGGCAGTCTAATTGCCAACAAGGTGAAGGAGTGGGACCAGTATCGTATCCAAGTCAGCAACTACGAAATCGAACGCTTCTATCCGATTCTGTAG
- the gatA gene encoding Asp-tRNA(Asn)/Glu-tRNA(Gln) amidotransferase subunit GatA, with protein sequence MDSALDLQRRIAAGEISLESYYETLLSECVSAKARFNCLTAITNQLAMATVERLKTNLKNDRPKGKLFGLPVVVKDNICLRDYPTTCASKILENFVPPYNATVIDRLIAEDAVIIAKANMDEFAMGSSNENSAFGPVLNPHDSTRIPGGSSGGSAVAVAAGLTPIALGSDTGGSVRQPAAHCGVVGLKPTYGAVSRYGLVAYASSLDQIGPLASDVESAALLYSVIAGHDPKDSTSAQITAVDHQSEMQKGIKGLRIGLPREYFGDGLDNEIRSSIQSMIAKLKSEGAEFIDVSLPHTEYAIATYYIIADAEASSNLARYDGVKYGLRAKNEDLISMYTNTRHEGFGAEVKRRIMLGTYVLSAGYYDAYYQKAMNVRSILKQEFADVFKVVDVLLTPTTPTTAFKIGEKSNDPLEMYLSDIYTVSANLAGVPAMSVPIGKDGKNLPIGLQLTAKHFDEAVLFRAGKTVERLAK encoded by the coding sequence ATGGACTCCGCGCTTGATTTGCAGCGGCGAATAGCTGCGGGGGAGATTTCTCTCGAAAGCTACTATGAAACGCTGTTAAGCGAGTGCGTAAGCGCGAAAGCGCGATTCAATTGTCTGACTGCCATCACCAATCAGTTGGCGATGGCTACTGTCGAACGATTGAAGACTAATTTGAAGAATGACAGGCCGAAGGGAAAACTCTTCGGCCTGCCTGTTGTAGTCAAGGACAACATCTGCTTGCGCGACTACCCGACGACGTGTGCCTCGAAAATCCTCGAGAACTTCGTTCCGCCCTATAATGCAACCGTAATCGATCGGCTGATTGCTGAAGATGCGGTGATTATCGCCAAAGCCAACATGGACGAGTTTGCGATGGGATCATCGAATGAGAACTCGGCATTTGGTCCGGTGCTCAATCCGCATGATTCAACGCGGATTCCGGGAGGATCATCGGGCGGATCGGCGGTCGCCGTTGCTGCGGGTTTGACACCGATTGCGCTTGGTTCCGATACCGGCGGTTCGGTGCGCCAACCAGCGGCACATTGCGGCGTGGTGGGACTCAAACCGACATATGGCGCAGTGAGCAGATATGGGCTGGTGGCGTATGCGTCGTCGCTCGACCAGATTGGACCGTTGGCAAGCGATGTCGAATCAGCGGCGTTGTTGTATAGCGTGATTGCGGGGCACGATCCGAAGGACTCGACTTCTGCGCAGATTACAGCGGTGGATCATCAAAGTGAAATGCAGAAGGGCATAAAGGGGCTGCGGATCGGATTACCGCGAGAGTATTTTGGCGATGGACTTGATAACGAGATACGCTCTTCCATTCAGTCGATGATTGCGAAACTGAAATCCGAAGGCGCCGAGTTTATTGATGTGTCACTGCCGCATACGGAGTATGCGATCGCGACATATTACATCATTGCCGATGCGGAGGCTTCCTCGAATCTTGCACGGTATGACGGCGTCAAGTACGGCCTGCGGGCGAAGAATGAAGACTTGATTTCGATGTATACGAACACGCGCCACGAAGGATTCGGCGCGGAAGTCAAGCGTCGGATCATGCTCGGAACGTATGTGTTGTCGGCGGGATACTATGATGCGTACTACCAGAAAGCGATGAACGTACGGAGCATCTTAAAGCAAGAATTTGCTGATGTGTTCAAAGTCGTGGATGTTCTTCTGACTCCGACAACACCAACGACTGCGTTCAAAATTGGCGAAAAATCGAATGATCCGTTGGAGATGTATCTTTCAGATATCTACACTGTCAGCGCAAATCTCGCAGGCGTTCCGGCGATGTCGGTGCCGATCGGAAAGGACGGCAAGAATCTTCCGATTGGATTGCAGTTGACAGCCAAGCACTTTGACGAAGCAGTTTTGTTTCGAGCCGGCAAGACAGTGGAAAGACTCGCGAAATGA
- the purH gene encoding bifunctional phosphoribosylaminoimidazolecarboxamide formyltransferase/IMP cyclohydrolase, which translates to MKRALISVSDKRGIVELAKFLQDEGIEIISTGGTKQALKDAGIKVVPVSSFTGAPEILDGRVKTLHPKIAAGILFRREVEEDREQLDSLDYKPIDLVIVNLYPFSQTVASGKPEADIIENIDIGGPTLIRAAAKNFSSVAVLVDPNQYEGFVKDYKATGGALSPELRRSYAGAVFKMISEYDAAISGYFAGSAAAKTSNESASEFPSEINLHLKKNADLRYGENPHQAAAIYQTIGDTTLSIADAEQLAGKELSYNNYVDLDSVLGMVLDFAEPFACVVKHTNPCGAASAATLIEAYRAAHDADPMSAFGSIIGLNRKVDMATAQLLHETQFVECVLAPDYDADALALLEKKKQRRLLRLPAIGKIAPASRWLRAVHGGFLYQSADRHTVTEAELSIVTKVKPTAEQIKSLLFGFQLIKHIKSNAIAILNGTTMVGMGCGQTSRVDAVENAVKKAGARAKGGVLASDAFFPMPDGVEAAVAAGVKSIIQPGGSKKDDEAIAAADKAGISMVMTGIRHFRH; encoded by the coding sequence ATGAAACGTGCCCTGATCAGCGTTTCCGACAAACGCGGAATCGTGGAATTGGCGAAGTTTCTACAAGACGAAGGGATCGAGATTATCTCGACCGGCGGGACCAAACAGGCTCTCAAAGATGCCGGAATCAAGGTCGTCCCGGTGTCGTCATTTACCGGCGCTCCAGAAATTCTCGATGGGCGCGTGAAGACGCTTCATCCGAAAATCGCGGCGGGAATTTTGTTCCGGCGAGAAGTTGAGGAAGACCGCGAGCAACTGGATTCACTCGACTACAAGCCGATTGACCTGGTTATCGTCAATCTGTATCCGTTCTCGCAGACAGTGGCTTCGGGAAAGCCGGAGGCGGACATCATCGAAAACATTGACATCGGCGGTCCGACGCTGATTCGCGCTGCAGCGAAGAATTTCTCGTCGGTGGCAGTGCTGGTTGATCCGAATCAGTATGAGGGATTTGTCAAGGACTACAAGGCGACCGGCGGCGCACTATCGCCTGAGTTGCGCCGCAGTTATGCTGGTGCAGTGTTCAAGATGATCAGCGAATATGATGCAGCAATAAGCGGCTACTTCGCTGGATCGGCTGCAGCAAAAACTTCAAATGAATCGGCAAGTGAGTTCCCGTCGGAAATCAATCTCCACCTGAAGAAGAATGCTGACTTGCGCTACGGCGAGAATCCGCATCAGGCGGCGGCGATTTATCAGACCATCGGCGACACGACGCTCTCGATTGCCGATGCCGAACAACTTGCAGGCAAGGAACTATCATACAACAATTATGTCGATCTCGACTCGGTGTTGGGGATGGTCCTCGATTTCGCCGAGCCGTTTGCTTGTGTTGTGAAGCACACCAATCCCTGTGGTGCTGCGAGTGCAGCGACATTGATCGAAGCATATCGCGCAGCTCACGACGCCGATCCGATGTCGGCTTTCGGGTCGATCATTGGCCTCAATCGCAAAGTCGATATGGCGACCGCACAGTTGCTACACGAAACACAATTCGTCGAATGCGTTCTGGCGCCCGACTATGATGCCGACGCGCTGGCTTTACTGGAAAAGAAGAAACAGCGCCGACTCCTACGACTTCCAGCGATTGGCAAGATCGCTCCGGCATCGCGCTGGTTGCGGGCTGTGCATGGCGGATTTCTGTATCAATCTGCAGATCGTCATACTGTAACCGAAGCCGAGTTGAGTATCGTTACCAAAGTAAAGCCGACTGCAGAACAGATCAAGTCGCTATTGTTCGGATTCCAATTGATCAAGCACATCAAGTCAAATGCGATTGCCATTCTGAACGGCACGACGATGGTTGGCATGGGTTGCGGGCAGACCTCGCGCGTTGATGCTGTGGAGAATGCCGTGAAGAAGGCCGGCGCACGCGCCAAAGGCGGAGTGCTGGCTTCCGATGCGTTCTTCCCGATGCCGGACGGCGTAGAGGCCGCGGTTGCTGCCGGAGTGAAGTCAATCATCCAGCCGGGTGGTTCGAAGAAGGATGATGAGGCAATTGCTGCCGCCGACAAGGCCGGTATCTCTATGGTGATGACAGGCATACGGCATTTCCGTCACTAA
- a CDS encoding nodulation protein NfeD: protein MMKLRVTIVALFAALLLLTSFTQAAVVKVMTVDGAIGPITLKHVERAIKIAEDEQAAALVVKLNTPGGVMETTLRITTAFMNSKVPIIVWVAPSGGRAASAGVYITYAAHVAAMASSTNIGSATPVTMGGEQMDSAMVKKVVNDAVANLLGSAEKRGRNKTWVERAVREGASIAYYEAVDSNIVDFIAEDLEELLTKADGMVVTMPESEDTLRLAGATHEEIEKTFSESVLEVLTSPNIIFILFSLGTLGLAIELYNPGAILPGVVGAICLIIALYAMQTLPINYAGLALIVLAVVLFLLEIKVTSYGMLTVGGVISLVLGGLFLIDSPEPALRVSLSVIITITICIGGFLVLVVGAIVARKKQVLTGFEGMVGQIGKVSERIESEGMVYVAGALWKAVADEIIEKDEPVTILSGHNQILKVAKVSTPREG from the coding sequence ATGATGAAACTTCGTGTAACGATTGTCGCGCTTTTCGCCGCACTCCTGTTGTTGACCAGCTTTACGCAGGCAGCCGTTGTCAAGGTCATGACGGTTGATGGCGCTATCGGGCCGATTACTCTCAAACATGTCGAACGCGCGATCAAAATCGCGGAGGATGAACAGGCTGCGGCTTTGGTCGTCAAGCTCAACACACCGGGCGGTGTGATGGAAACCACTCTGCGCATCACGACGGCGTTCATGAATTCCAAGGTGCCGATCATTGTCTGGGTTGCGCCATCGGGAGGACGAGCGGCATCGGCGGGTGTGTATATCACCTATGCCGCGCACGTGGCGGCGATGGCATCGTCGACCAATATCGGTTCGGCAACGCCGGTGACAATGGGCGGCGAGCAAATGGATTCGGCAATGGTGAAGAAGGTCGTCAATGACGCTGTCGCAAACTTGCTCGGGTCGGCAGAGAAACGTGGACGCAACAAGACTTGGGTTGAGCGAGCCGTTCGCGAGGGCGCGAGCATTGCGTACTATGAAGCGGTCGATTCGAATATCGTCGATTTCATTGCTGAGGACCTCGAGGAGTTACTGACAAAGGCAGATGGAATGGTCGTGACGATGCCGGAGAGCGAAGACACGCTTCGATTGGCGGGCGCTACACACGAGGAAATCGAGAAGACGTTTTCGGAGTCAGTACTTGAAGTTCTCACCAGTCCGAATATCATCTTCATACTGTTTTCGCTGGGTACACTGGGGCTCGCAATCGAGCTATATAATCCGGGCGCGATCTTGCCCGGTGTTGTCGGTGCAATTTGTCTGATTATTGCCTTATATGCTATGCAAACCTTACCAATCAATTATGCGGGGCTGGCGCTGATTGTGCTGGCCGTCGTCTTGTTCCTGCTAGAAATTAAAGTCACGAGCTACGGCATGCTCACCGTAGGAGGAGTCATCTCACTGGTGCTGGGGGGGCTATTCTTGATCGATAGTCCGGAACCGGCGCTCAGGGTGTCGTTGAGTGTGATTATCACGATCACAATTTGCATCGGTGGGTTCCTCGTCTTGGTTGTCGGAGCGATTGTCGCGCGCAAGAAGCAGGTCTTGACGGGATTCGAGGGAATGGTCGGGCAGATTGGCAAGGTGTCGGAGCGGATTGAAAGCGAAGGCATGGTGTATGTCGCGGGAGCCCTATGGAAGGCTGTTGCGGACGAAATCATCGAGAAGGATGAGCCGGTAACGATCTTGTCGGGACACAATCAGATTTTGAAAGTGGCTAAAGTCTCAACTCCCAGGGAGGGATAA
- a CDS encoding NAD(P)-dependent alcohol dehydrogenase produces the protein MKAIVRTKYGSPDVLELREIDKPIPKDNQVLVKVCAASVNPLDWHLLRGEPFLIRLMGFGILTPKQQLLGTDIAGRIEAVGKDVTKFKVGDAVFGAGTAGFAEYACMREDKLVSKPANLTFEQCAAVPVAGITALQGLRDHGKIQSGQNVLINGASGGVGTFAVQIAKALGAQVTGVCSTKNLELVRSIGADHVIDYTKEDFWKSGKQYDLILDNAAFQSIRESLRALTPNGIYVMVGGDSSSSASVLLSLIVNPVIALIAKRKLVSFMARIKQSDLEILKELLESGKVVPVIEQKYSLSEVPEVIRFVEKGHMRGKAIVAVGSGSLW, from the coding sequence CTGAAAGCAATTGTACGCACCAAATACGGATCGCCGGATGTACTGGAACTGCGCGAGATTGATAAGCCCATTCCAAAGGACAATCAGGTACTTGTGAAAGTCTGTGCGGCGTCGGTCAACCCGCTTGACTGGCATCTTCTGCGCGGTGAGCCGTTTTTGATTCGGCTGATGGGATTTGGAATTCTTACGCCGAAACAACAACTGCTCGGAACCGACATTGCCGGACGCATAGAGGCCGTAGGCAAGGATGTGACCAAGTTCAAGGTGGGCGATGCGGTGTTTGGTGCCGGAACGGCAGGATTCGCAGAATACGCATGCATGCGTGAAGATAAGTTGGTGTCGAAACCGGCAAACCTCACATTCGAGCAGTGTGCCGCCGTACCGGTCGCAGGAATCACGGCTCTGCAAGGCTTACGCGATCACGGAAAAATCCAGTCGGGGCAAAATGTGTTGATCAACGGCGCATCGGGAGGCGTGGGCACATTTGCGGTGCAAATCGCCAAGGCGCTTGGTGCTCAAGTGACGGGTGTTTGCAGCACGAAGAATCTGGAGTTGGTCCGGTCGATTGGCGCCGACCATGTGATCGACTATACGAAAGAAGATTTCTGGAAGAGCGGAAAACAGTACGATCTGATTCTCGACAACGCAGCATTTCAATCCATCAGAGAATCACTGCGCGCACTGACACCAAATGGGATCTATGTCATGGTCGGCGGCGATTCCTCGTCTAGCGCAAGTGTCTTGCTCTCACTGATTGTTAATCCCGTGATTGCTTTGATCGCGAAAAGAAAGCTCGTCTCGTTCATGGCGAGAATTAAGCAGTCAGATTTGGAGATCTTAAAAGAGCTCTTGGAGTCCGGCAAAGTTGTGCCGGTCATAGAACAGAAGTATTCCTTGAGCGAGGTTCCGGAAGTAATCCGCTTTGTTGAAAAAGGGCATATGCGGGGGAAGGCGATAGTAGCTGTGGGTAGTGGCAGTTTGTGGTAG
- a CDS encoding slipin family protein, whose amino-acid sequence MFAGAVPLIVVVLFALFILMNAIRILQEYERGVIFRLGRMIGVKGPGLILLIPLVDRMVKVSLRTYTMDVPPQDVITRDNVTLKVNAVVYFQVMEPQKAIVNVEDYFYATSMIAQTTLRSVLGQVDLDDLLSARESINKRLQKIIDDQTEPWGVKVTVVEVKNVDLPQEMTRAIAKQAEAERERRSKVIHAEGEYQAAQKLADAGKVMETSSYTLQLRYLQTLTEVATEKNSTLMFPFPIDLFTPFIDHYRKMAAKEIKE is encoded by the coding sequence ATGTTTGCAGGTGCAGTTCCGTTAATTGTTGTCGTACTCTTCGCATTATTCATCCTCATGAATGCGATTCGGATACTTCAGGAGTATGAGCGCGGCGTGATTTTCCGGCTTGGCCGCATGATCGGTGTCAAGGGCCCCGGTTTGATTCTGCTAATACCATTGGTTGACCGCATGGTCAAGGTGTCGCTGCGGACTTACACGATGGACGTACCGCCGCAGGACGTCATTACTCGCGACAACGTCACGCTGAAGGTCAACGCTGTCGTCTATTTCCAGGTGATGGAACCACAAAAGGCGATTGTCAATGTCGAGGATTATTTCTATGCGACGTCGATGATTGCCCAGACCACATTGCGCTCGGTGCTGGGACAGGTAGATCTGGATGATCTGCTTTCAGCGCGCGAATCGATTAACAAGAGATTGCAGAAGATTATCGACGATCAGACCGAGCCGTGGGGCGTGAAGGTCACTGTCGTCGAAGTCAAGAACGTCGACTTACCGCAGGAGATGACCCGCGCAATCGCCAAGCAGGCAGAAGCCGAACGCGAACGCCGTTCCAAGGTCATTCATGCCGAGGGCGAATACCAGGCGGCGCAGAAGCTCGCCGACGCCGGCAAGGTGATGGAGACCTCGAGCTATACGCTGCAGTTGCGTTACTTGCAGACATTGACCGAGGTCGCAACCGAGAAGAATTCGACGTTGATGTTCCCGTTCCCGATAGATTTGTTCACGCCATTTATTGATCATTATCGCAAGATGGCGGCGAAGGAGATCAAGGAGTAG